attgctactgccatatccattacattcccctccccattcctgTCGCATTCCGGCctccctccgccctttattgctactcattctcatcttctaccattctttcctcccctcaatcaatattcctccgtacaatccaaattccattcctgctccctcacatactcggccttttattcatacttccatatccattccatttcccctcGTTCTAATCCGCTTCCGGGCCCCATCCGCCCTATTTCCCCACTCGGGtaattcattctcatcttctcccatccttttctcataTCAATCcatattccaatccggaTTCCGGGtacccctcggcctttcattcatcctggccgataactcaatctcatcttctaccatattcttttctacaatccaattccattcctcctccctcacatactcggcctttcattcgtaccgcggtatcccttgcattcccctccctccttcattcattcttgccgataattcaatctcatcctccaccatattcttcaaatctcaatcaacatTCCTCGatacaatccaaatttcattcctgcgatctcatatcctctgccattcctccatactcccatacccattccattctcatccgcCTTCCGGGAACCATCGatcctttattcatactcggGTAActcaatcccatcttctccccattccaatcgCGTTCCTGCcaccctcggccctttacttccatatccattccattcccctctgcattccaatccgcgttCGGGGtacccctcggccttccATTCGTCCTGGctgataattcaatctcatcctctacaatattcttcaaatctcaatcaatattcttctgtacaatccaaatttcattcctgcgatctcatatcctccacccttcgTTTCTACTGGCAAtgcattccattccccttgCCATTTCAATCCGCGTTCGCCGcgccctcggcctttcattcatactgctctatccctcccattttcctccgcatttcaatccgcgtttcgcccatcctccgccctttattcatactccTCTATCGGCATTCCCTCCCCATTCAATCCGGTTCCGGctgccctcggcctttcatcCTGGccgataactcaatctcatcttctaccatattcttttctacaatccaattccattcctcctccctcacatactcggcctttcattcgtaccgcggtatcccttgcattcccctccctccttcattcattcttgccgataattcaatctcatcctccaccatattcttcaaatctcaatcaacatTCCTCGATACAattcaaattccattcctgcgatctcatatcctgCCATTCATTCGTACTGCCGTATCCTTgcgttccccttcacatttcaatcacGGTTTCTCCCCATtttcggccctttattcatactgacccacctcgccctttcatccgtcctggtggtgaactcaatctcatcttttactgtattcttctcatctcaacatctgttcttctgtacaatccaaattttattgCTGCCCCCTCCCATACTCGGCCATTTATccgtactggggtatcccttgtgttccccttcacatttcaatcgTGTTTTGGCCCATCCTCGGTCCTTTATTGGCACTGGCCCACCCTCGGTCTTTCACTTTGTGCTGGGGGataattcattctcatcttctatcatatcctcctcatttcaATTAATATtctctgtacaatccaaatttcattcctgctccctcgcATACTTGTCCCTTTTGTTTGTACTGCGGTATcctccattcccttctgcattccaatcggcGTTCTGCAcatcctcggcccttcattggcactggggtaccctcagccttccatttcactGTGTactacctcaatctcttcttctaccatacacttgcaatctcaatttatatcctcacatacaatctggattttcttcctgcaatctctgtgTTTGCacatgcatacaaactAATTCCATTGcgtgaatatgaatagttgaaatgaaatccatccatgcattaattgtattgggtgaatgcaaatagttgaaataaaatgcgtccatgcataaattgtattgggtgaatatgaataattgaaataaaatccgcccatccattagaaaatgaattgtattggtgaatacaaatgctggaaatgaaatccgcccatccattagaaaataattgtattgcaggatagtgcaagctcaagtccatcaagcatcaaaaCTTAGGGGATTAGAGTTATGGTCGAAAAATAACCCttaattattttatttaaGCCCACCCggggttaccaggaggttaccaggggttaccaggggttaatTTCAAAAGCCGTTTCAGatgcggtgatcgccgTAAAATCGCAGTTATTTCCCATTGCGCACCACTTTTTTGCAAgctatgcatgcatgcatacCACCATCCGATAGAGGCCGTCGAGGCGGATCGAACGGTGCAATAAAATCCCCATTGCGCACAGGTTTGACGATTCTAGAGGTGTTGGAAAAAAACGCGATTCGAATCGCCATACAAAAATTTGCGCAATGGGAGCCATTGCGCAAGTTCCAAATGTTAGACACGAACGGCAGATAAGCATGGAAGGAGAGTCAAAGGTGGTGAACGTAATGTAGAGGTGCACGTAGAGGTGCACAATGAGTGGGGACATGGGGATTCTCAAGATACTGGCAAAtaggattgggaagagaaggtgaggaagCATGCCAGAGGCTGGAGGAGGCTTATGGAGACGGTGAGTCATTTGTCAGACTCTATTTGTCGATGACACGATTGTTTAATGACGAATGAGGTGCAGAAAGTCTTAGACACTGTTCCAAATGCTGAAATGTCTTGCTCATGTAGCATATAACAACATCGAGGACGTGATGGTGGAGTAGTGAAGGATAGGAAGATTATCTAATAGCCTAACTTTTCAGCAGCTCTAAGTCATAGCTGTTCCAAGTTGGTCTCGGCACACAGGAGCGTCATACAAAGAGACATGACATGTTTCCCCAAAAGGGCCGCCCGAACGACAACGCCAATGACAACGCTCCACTTTTTGCCCATGTCAGTCCCCTCCTAAGAACACTGCTCAACCTAAATCAGTGGGGCCGTTTGACATCAGATGCGGCTTCGGTGAATAAAAGTTTGCAACTTGatgtgggaagagggaccAGCCAGTCGTCGTCTGTGGGTAAGTTGGTGGAAATTACAACaataatatatatataatgCATATGTTTGTATTGACATGCTTCTGAGATGCATAATTATCGAATGGTACCTAAATTCGTGCAAAATTGTCTCTCACAGAAAGCTTAACAGCGCTTGATCCAAAATTCTATTTATCTCTTTCGTCTGGACTGAACTGAGCCGTTGCCACTGTACTTAGGATAAATATGCATAATAATGCCTacttcttcaatccttcttAACAGGGTCGTACGCTTgaacctcaatctcaaccctcatatcatcctctcccaatCGAGTAACGCCGACACAAGTCCACAGAGGCTGGTGGTTCGGCATCCACTTGCGGAAGTTGCGGACCATGGCTTCCAAAGCCTCGTTGTTGAGAGGGACATGGTAGGAGTTCACTCTGAAAACCTTTGAATTACATCAATACCATATTaatctccaccatcaaacGCTTCGGATGCTTACTTGGTCCCAGCCCTTGCCGCCGGCGGCTGTCAAAGCCGATTGAACGTTCTCGAAAGCCTGGTCAATCTGGGCGTTGATCTCCTTATAAAACTCAAATTTCCCTTCGTTCGCCCATCCACCTAGAAAGTCGTCAGCAAAATACAGAGAGTTACTGGGGCTAGAAGCTACATACCTTGACCAGAGCATTGAATTGTGTCACCCACTCGAACGGCTTGAGAGTAGTGAAAAGAACTTTGGGCTTtttctccccatccttTGTAGTTGCAGTAGGTCAAATCGGACATTTTGGGGTGGTATACGATATTAATGTTTGAGTTTGATGCGAACTGTGAACGGAAGTTAATAATGCTGAGGAGACGCGGCGATATATATATGTTTTTCGCCCAAGACTACATAGTGATAGTAATCGCACACCCTGGTGGACGAGCAGGGTTTGCAATTCCTTCGTGGTCCCGACCATGTGCAAGGACATGCGTGCTGTCGACGATAGTGTCATAGGATATGacgaatgggaaaaggaattACATTTCCGCCATTCACTTTTTCGCCCCATGACAGGCGGCACAGTAGCGCCGAACCATAAGTGAGTGTTAATAATCTTAATATTAGTCTAATAGAAACATCGCATTGAAGCCGAGTACGTAGGATTCGATTCCCTCGCTTGCGGGCCGCCCTACCTTATGGTTCAGCTCTCCGAAATAGTATCACAAAttatccttttcatccatcaccTGGCCAGTGTCGGTTTTTTCAAAACGGCAGTCATCGCGGACGTACGTATGTAGTGACAAGTGACTTCCTGGCGAATAAGCATATACCAATCCGCATTCTGGTGCGAGGACTGCATTTCCGCCCGCCGTCATAACCAATAGATGGCAGCTTGATGCAATCCATCTGCGTGCATGTATTAATACGTGCAACCCTGATAATCGAATTACTTCTGTCTTCGATACCACTTACTCATTGCAAATATGCCAATCGCCGTAATTCCTGTCGTTAAAGAGTCAACCACGCCTACGAAACAGTTTTGGACATGGATCGTCCTTACtcgaaggaaggagggcaTCAGTCACGAAGATTTTGCCCGGCATTATCATGAAGTAAGTTGGTATATCCGTGTTCCCACTGGCTGGAATCCAAATTGATCGAGTCGCAGATTCATCCGAAACTTGCCAGGAGAGTGCCTGGGCTGATTTCATACCGCCAAAATCTCCTTTGCCAGACTCCGGGCCCCGAGAGCTCTATCGATAGCGAGTTCGACGCGTGTTCCGAGTATACCTATGTATCGGAGGAGGCGTATACGGAGGCGAAGGGAACGGACGAATGGAAGGCGCTTGATAGGGATAGCAAAGAGTTCATGTGAGTTGAAACCTGTGAAGCAATGGTAGAGCGAAGAAGTTAAGCTAATGGCCGGTTAAAATAGGGATATGGGACACAtcgtctctttctctgTGCAGTCGTCTGTGTATTGGCTTCCTGTTCCAGCCCAGTGAGGTACATATAATTTATTACATACTACGACACGGATCTATGGTATTGTGTAGGCTTGAAGTATCATATACGTGCATGAAGAAAAACATGACAACATGACAACGGGCGGACGTTGATTTGCCGTTAGAGGTTGGCAAAAACCGGTGCCGCATGGGTGGGTGCGCATGCGGGTTTTTTTCTTTAGTACGACCTCAGGGATATTGTTTGATCAGCCTCCACCGGGTATGGGATGTCAATCATGTCAATGAGTTTGGTGCCGATCTTACATTATAATACGTTCATTGCTCCGTCGCTCAGTTGCGACAGTGTTCGGACGACGGTGGCCGGGATAGAGCACAGCGAGGAAGGCGGCGGAGCCATTTATTGGACTTTTCAGTAGTTAGCCCACCATTGATGGCCGGACACGGATGTGTGAAAATCCGCCTCACACAATTCAGCCTCACCACCTATAACGCCGATTGCGGGCAGGTAGCCATCACTGTCCTAGTTCAGTACATTTCCTCTCTAATTCTTGTTGGCTTGGTATGCAGTGACCTCTTAGTGATGTCGGCTACATCAGATGACCAAGGCAAGCGACCACGCCCTCGAGGTCAAGGTGTACGTACTCATATCACGAACGCGTGTGAGCCATGTCGGACAAAACGTGTAAGTATCTGTCGGCCTTTCGTACGTTATCCTTGGAGCTAACTCGTATCTCCTACCATAGGCTAAGTGTGAAAGTGGAAACCCATGCCCGAGATGTAAGAGACTGAGCTTGGCATGTTCATACAAGGATGATGGTCGCCGAAGGTGAGTGTGCTAGGACGTGAGTTACCAGTCTCACTGAAACTGCCTTAGTAACTCCCTCCAAAGGTCGTTCAAGATCCTCAAGGGAGAAGTTTTGCGCCTTAGGTATATTCTAGAAAACCACGGCATTCCATATGCCATGGCGGCAGCAGACAATCCCAAAAGTCTTAATGATATCATGGCGACGAACAACGAGGAGGCAGGAATGGGATCACGGAAAGGTACGCCCTCTGTGTCAATCAACCCAggctcctcttcccaaggaCTGTTTCGAGACAGCCAGTCTGGGCAGCTGGTCCATTACGGATCTAgctccttccattccatccTAGCCGAAAGTGGTCAAGAGCAAGCCACTTTACCTTGCACATCCACCGGCCTTCCAATCACTGGTCAAGACCCCCACATAATCAATTTCAGCAACATCTCTCCCGAACTCCATGGCGAGCTGCTCGATTTGTGGTTCCGATATAACAATGGCTACTCCGTATACATTGATCAACATGCTTTTAGAGATGGCTGTACCACGGGAATACCATCACATTCTTA
This DNA window, taken from Cryptococcus deuterogattii R265 chromosome 3, complete sequence, encodes the following:
- a CDS encoding endoribonuclease L-PSP, with protein sequence MSDLTYCNYKGWGEKAQSSFHYSQAVRVGDTIQCSGQGGWANEGKFEFYKEINAQIDQAFENVQSALTAAGGKGWDQVFRVNSYHVPLNNEALEAMVRNFRKWMPNHQPLWTCVGVTRLGEDDMRVEIEVQAYDPVKKD